A stretch of Ipomoea triloba cultivar NCNSP0323 chromosome 11, ASM357664v1 DNA encodes these proteins:
- the LOC115996218 gene encoding probable acetyltransferase NATA1-like — protein MAAAAPPPPPTAAPEVFKEDIVPIRHQVFTRIRLATRADVPHLLNLIHEMAVFERLTHLFSATEASLSATLFPADNPLPPFASFTVFILEVSRNPFLPAPVNPNFTPIEKIVTLDLPIDDPDAETFKSQALTGATVAGYSLFFPNYSSFLAKPGFYIEDIFVREVYRRKGFGRMLLSAVAGQAAKMGYGRVEWVVLDWNVNAIKFYEQMGAEVHQEWRICRLSGEALQAYAHAQI, from the coding sequence atggcagcCGCCGCCCCACCGCCGCCGCCTACCGCAGCGCCGGAAGTGTTCAAGGAGGACATAGTTCCGATCAGGCACCAAGTTTTCACGCGCATCCGTCTCGCCACACGCGCCGACGTCCCCCACTTGCTCAACCTTATCCATGAGATGGCCGTTTTCGAGCGTCTCACCCACCTCTTCTCCGCCACCGAAGCCTCTCTCTCCGCCACTCTCTTCCCCGCCGATAATCCCCTCCCGCCATTCGCCTCTTTCACCGTCTTCATCCTAGAAGTCTCCCGCAATCCCTTCCTGCCTGCCCCTGTAAACCCTAATTTCACTCCAATCGAAAAAATCGTTACTCTCGACCTCCCAATCGACGACCCTGACGCCGAAACTTTCAAGTCCCAAGCCCTAACCGGCGCCACCGTTGCCGGATACTCCCTATTTTTCCCTAATTACTCCTCGTTTCTCGCGAAACCGGGGTTCTACATCGAAGATATATTCGTCCGAGAGGTCTATCGGAGGAAGGGATTCGGACGGATGCTGCTGTCTGCCGTGGCAGGTCAGGCGGCGAAAATGGGGTACGGGAGAGTTGAATGGGTGGTGCTGGATTGGAACGTGAATGCGATTAAGTTTTACGAGCAGATGGGGGCTGAAGTCCACCAGGAATGGCGGATTTGTAGACTTTCCGGTGAGGCTCTCCAGGCATACGCTCACGCTCAGATTTGA
- the LOC115996216 gene encoding lysM domain receptor-like kinase 3 — MCKSKKKLTGAAVQPSPKKKTPSISRNSSSPAPPAGKPPPFDPSLSTSGQIISSTASTSSFYINYNKDSQSWRSSRSSKRDSLSSLREALPEQTLIYDFAEIRSATDNFLQTPLSSSSTSTTWRCVVRGQNVVIIQRKFRRPIETPELIERVAMICRSHHSSLIPLKGVTISGNYIYLVYEYIHGANLHNVLRNPRNPNFTVLSNWMQRLQIVSDIASGLDYIHNSTGLGFDFIHNHIKSSSIIVTEPSLSARICHFGAAELCGEIAKRSVESELEIEPNSVSLKRSNSKAMKFEGTRGYMAPEFQSTGAVSQKSDVYAFGVVVLELLSGSEALKYIVDEETGGYVRISVIETARAAVDDGGVRGWVDRRLRDSYPVDVAEKLVRLALECLDDDPNVRPDMGHVAVRVSQMYLDSQTWADKIGLLTDFTVSLGPR; from the coding sequence ATGTGCAAATCAAAGAAGAAGCTTACCGGAGCAGCGGTCCAGCCTTCGCCGAAGAAGAAGACTCCTTCGATCTCTCGGAACTCTTCCTCGCCGGCGCCGCCCGCCGGAAAGCCGCCGCCGTTCGATCCCTCCTTGTCGACGAGTGGCCAAATCATAAGCTCCACCGCTTCGACCTCGAGCTTTTACATAAACTACAACAAGGATTCACAGTCGTGGAGATCTTCGCGATCGAGCAAGAGAGATTCCCTCTCCAGTCTCCGGGAGGCTCTCCCGGAGCAGACTCTCATCTATGATTTCGCCGAAATTCGCTCCGCTACGGATAACTTCTTACAGACGCCTTTATCCTCTTCCTCCACATCCACCACGTGGCGCTGCGTGGTCCGCGGCCAGAATGTCGTCATTATCCAGCGGAAATTCCGCCGCCCGATTGAAACGCCGGAGCTCATCGAGCGAGTGGCGATGATATGCAGAAGCCATCACTCCAGCTTAATTCCGCTCAAAGGAGTCACGATTTCCGggaattatatttatttagtcTACGAGTATATCCACGGAGCTAATCTTCATAACGTTCTCAGAAACCCCCGAAACCCTAATTTCACGGTGCTCTCGAATTGGATGCAGAGACTTCAGATTGTTTCCGATATTGCTTCCGGACTCGATTATATCCACAATTCTACCGGTCTAGGTTTCGACTTCATCCACAACCACATCAAGAGCTCGAGCATTATTGTCACGGAGCCTTCCTTGAGCGCCAGAATCTGCCACTTCGGCGCGGCGGAGCTTTGCGGTGAGATCGCGAAGAGGAGCGTGGAATCCGAACTCGAAATTGAGCCGAATAGCGTGAGCTTGAAGCGATCGAACAGCAAAGCGATGAAGTTCGAAGGTACGAGAGGGTATATGGCGCCGGAATTTCAGTCCACGGGAGCCGTGTCGCAGAAATCCGACGTGTACGCCTTCGGCGTTGTGGTGCTGGAGCTTTTGTCGGGGTCGGAGGCGTTGAAGTACATTGTTGATGAGGAGACGGGAGGCTACGTGAGAATCTCGGTGATCGAGACGGCGAGAGCGGCGGTGGACGACGGCGGGGTGAGAGGGTGGGTGGATCGGCGGCTGAGGGATTCGTATCCGGTGGATGTGGCGGAGAAATTGGTGCGATTGGCGCTGGAATGCTTGGATGATGACCCGAATGTCAGGCCGGATATGGGTCATGTTGCGGTTCGGGTCTCTCAGATGTATTTGGATTCCCAGACTTGGGCCGACAAGATTGGGCTTCTCACTGACTTCACCGTTTCCCTTGGACCTCGGTGA
- the LOC115996217 gene encoding uncharacterized protein LOC115996217: MNCVNVNPCISAYAPIAPSRSAASATNPGFPVSLRLNKSSSIYTVAGLRKFSLRAAASTSRYQQCAPVCLFGGKKSGSGDQAAPKEALENFLGSFKKEQSIEDVLRQQIKKQEFFDDGGTGGGGLGGGGGGSGGGSGGSEDENTSDDELDELFQVTMATLGFIYTYIYILRGEEIGRYIRDVIRYYIFRGRKSIRLTKLLARLNKHWKIIKEKYANRLTDDEMDEVDGHLITHAIKKTPTWYYRPKQKAKKVEKRAIVDPVYGEEYYEDEDDDYYY, encoded by the exons ATGAACTGCGTTAATGTCAATCCCTGCATATCGGCCTACGCTCCTATTGCTCCATCTCGAAGTGCTGCCTCAGCAACAAATCCTGGATTTCCGGTTTCCTTGAGACTGAATAAGTCTTCATCAATTTACACGGTTGCAGGTCTTCGTAAGTTTTCTCTTAGAGCGGCGGCTAGTACATCTAGATACCAGCAATGTGCACCGGTCTGTTTGTTTGGTGGTAAGAAGTCAGGCAGTGGCGATCAG GCTGCGCCAAAGGAAGCTTTGGAGAATTTCTTAGGAAGTTTCAAGAAGGAACAGTCAATTGAGGATGTGCTAAGGCAGCAGATTAAGAAGCAAGAGTTCTTTGATGATGGAGGCACAGGTGGTGGTGGCCTTGGTGGTGGAGGAGGGGGTAGTGGTGGGGGTTCTGGTGGATCAGAGGATGAAAACACTTCAGACGACGAGCTTGATGAACTATTCCAAGTGACCATGGCTACTTTGGGTTTCATATATACG TATATATACATTCTTCGAGGCGAAGAAATCGGGCGCTACATTAGAGATGTTATCAGGTACTACATATTTCGAGGTAGGAAGAGTATTCGACTGACAAAGCTCCTTGCAAGGTTAAACAAGCACTGGAAGATCATTAAAGAGAAGTACGCAAATAGATTGACAGACGATGAAATGGATGAGGTTGATGGACACTTGATAACACATGCTATTAAGAAAACCCCGACATGGTATTATCGCCCtaagcaaaaagcaaaaaaGGTTGAGAAGCGTGCTATTGTAGATCCAGTGTACGGCGAGGAGTACTATGAGGATGAGGACGATGATTACTATTATTGA
- the LOC115995612 gene encoding ATPase ARSA1-like: protein MATTVLSYCYSPSSSSSSSSSFPQYTNNCKYESLKFKPSVNSTFLSVSITRKLRRKPFVVRSVAAPTDAATGFDEMVSGTQRKYYMLGGKGGVGKTSCAASLAVKFANSGHPTLVVSTDPAHSLSDSFAQDLAGGTLVPVEGPLSPLFALELNPEKAKDEFRSAAQKSGGSGIKDFMDGMGLGVLADQLGELKLGELLDTPPPGLDEAIAISKVMQFLESQEYNMFTRIVFDTAPTGHTLRLLSLPDFLDASIGKILKLRQKITSATSAIKSVFGQEQAPKLDAADKLERLRERMIKVRELFRDTSSTEFVIVTIPTVMAISESSRLCASLKKEDVPVKRLIANQVLPPSVSDCKFCAMKRKDQARALDMIRSDPELCSLMLVQAPLVDVEIRGVPALQFLGDIVWK from the exons ATGGCAACTACTGTACTGAGCTATTGCTATTCTCCTTCGTCTtcgtcttcatcttcatcttcttttcctCAATATACCAATAACTGTAAGTATGAGTCGTTGAAATTCAAGCCCAGCGTCAACTCCACCTTCCTCTCCGTTTCCATCACCAGAAAACTGCGCAGAAAACCATTCGTAG TAAGGTCAGTAGCTGCTCCGACAGATGCCGCTACTGGGTTTGATGAAATGGTCTCTGGGACACAGCGGAAGTACTATATGCTTGGTGGAAAAGGAGGAGTCGGTAAAACAAGCTGTGCTGCTTCACTTGCTGTAAAATTTGCCAACAGTGGTCACCCAACTCTTGTGGTTTCAACTGATCCTGCACATTCGTTGAGTGATTCTTTTGCACAG GATTTGGCTGGGGGGACGCTTGTACCAGTGGAAGGACCACTCTCTCCATTATTTGCCCTCGAG TTAAACCCTGAAAAGGCCAAAGACGAATTTCGTAGTGCAGCCCAGAAGAGTGGGGGATCAGGGATCAAAGACTTCATGGATGGCATGGGCCTTGGGGTGCTTGCAGATCAG CTTGGTGAATTAAAGCTTGGAGAGTTGCTGGATACACCACCTCCTGGCCTAGATGAAGCCATTGCAATTTCAAAG GTTATGCAATTCCTGGAATCACAAGAGTACAATATGTTCACCCGTATAGTGTTTGACACTGCCCCCACG GGTCATACTCTACGGCTCCTATCATTGCCAGACTTCTTGGATGCATCAATAGGAAAGATATTAAAG TTGAGGCAGAAGATAACGTCAGCTACTTCAGCAATAAAATCTGTCTTTGGCCAGGAACAAGCCCCAAAACTAGATGCT GCCGATAAATTGGAGCGATTACGGGAAAGGATGATAAAAGTAAGGGAACTTTTTCGTGACACAAGTTCAACGGAATTTGTCATTGTAACAATTCCCACG GTGATGGCAATTAGTGAATCATCAAGGTTATGTGCTTCCTTGAAGAAGGAAGATGTTCCTGTTAAGCGGCTCATTGCTAACCAGGTTCTTCCTCCGTCTGTTTCAGACTGCAAGTTCTGCGCAATGAAAAGGAAG GATCAAGCACGTGCTCTCGATATGATTCGGAGTGATCCAGAACTTTGTAGTCTGATGTTGGTCCAGGCACCCCTTGTTGACGTAGAAATCAGAGGCGTTCCAGCTCTTCAATTTTTAGGAGATATTGTCTGGAAATGA
- the LOC115996386 gene encoding serine/threonine-protein kinase PCRK1-like, protein MRCFPFSSSDDGGRKTTKSCVSVRSSASTSTDPELRKSAGSSEFNSQNNVSSAEESPSRISVFPSLSSCRRRNKELREFTLAELKTATKNFSRSAMLGEGGFGCVYRGNVVIESQDSNKRIDVAVKQLSTRGLQGHKEWVTEVNVLGVVDHPNLVKLVGYCAEDDERGIQRLLVYEYLANRSVQDRLSSRFLSPLPWSARLKIAQDAARGLAYLHEGMDFQIIFRDFKSSNILLDDQWNAKLSDFGLARLGPSDGISHVSTAVVGTVGYAAPEYIQTGRLTAKSDVWSYGVFLYELITGRRPMDRNRPKNEQKLLHWVRPHITQDLSKFEKILDPRLEGKYSIKSAQKLAAIANRCLLKHPKNRPKMSRVLEMVNRVVEEESPEPAPESCSAGEDGNGGIKVKCLNTSFVEHIARDKKFGWKTLRVGILKGT, encoded by the exons ATGAGGTGTTTCCCGTTCTCCAGCTCCGACGACGGCGGCCGGAAGACGACCAAGTCTTGCGTTTCCGTCCGGTCGTCCGCCTCCACTTCGACGGATCCGGAGCTGAGGAAGTCCGCCGGCTCATCGGAGTTCAATTCCCAGAACAATGTGTCGTCCGCCGAGGAATCGCCGTCGAGGATCTCGGTGTTCCCGAGCCTGTCGTCGTGCCGGCGGCGAAACAAGGAGCTCAGGGAGTTCACGCTGGCGGAGCTGAAGACGGCGACCAAGAATTTCAGCCGGTCGGCGATGCTGGGTGAAGGTGGGTTCGGGTGCGTGTACAGAGGCAACGTCGTGATCGAATCTCAGGATTCCAACAAACGGATTGACGTCGCCGTTAAACAGCTCAGCACCAGAGGCTTGCAG GGGCATAAAGAGTGGGTGACGGAAGTGAATGTTCTTGGAGTAGTAGACCATCCGAATCTGGTGAAGCTGGTGGGGTACTGCGCGGAAGATGACGAGAGAGGAATCCAACGGCTTTTGGTGTATGAATATTTAGCCAATCGGAGTGTGCAGGATCGTTTGTCCAGTCGTTTCCTCTCGCCATTGCCGTGGTCTGCAAGGTTGAAGATAGCACAGGATGCTGCTCGTGGCCTCGCATACCTTCACGAAGGAATGGACTTTCAG ATTATTTTCAGGGATTTCAAATCATCCAATATTCTGCTGGATGACCAGTGGAATGCAAAGCTTTCAGATTTCGGGTTGGCCAGGCTGGGCCCGTCGGACGGAATCAGCCACGTGTCCACGGCGGTGGTGGGCACGGTCGGGTACGCGGCGCCGGAGTACATCCAGACCGGCCGGCTCACGGCCAAGAGCGATGTTTGGAGCTACGGCGTGTTTTTGTACGAACTCATCACCGGTCGAAGGCCGATGGACCGGAACCGGCCCAAGAATGAACAGAAACTCCTGCACTGGGTCAGACCGCACATTACCCAGGACTTAAGCAAGTTTGAGAAGATCTTGGATCCTCGTCTGGAGGGGAAATACTCCATTAAATCGGCTCAGAAACTGGCCGCCATAGCCAATAGGTGCCTGCTGAAACACCCCAAGAATCGGCCTAAAATGAGCCGGGTCCTGGAGATGGTGAACCGGGTGGTGGAAGAAGAAAGTCCTGAACCGGCACCGGAGAGCTGTAGTGCCGGCGAAGATGGCAATGGAGGAATTAAGGTCAAGTGTTTGAACACAAGTTTTGTAGAGCATATAGCCAGAGACAAGAAGTTTGGCTGGAAAACATTGAGAGTTGGGATACTAAAGGGTACTTAG